CTCTTTCTTCTATTTGTCCCTTATGGAAACGCAGAAGTTCATGAGTCCAAGCATCAGACAGAAGAAGCAACGAAACTGACTCGTTCCATGCTCCAATTGATTTTCTTCCTTGCTATTGCAGCCGCAGTGATTGTATGTACCAATACGGCCATCACCTTCCGCATTCCTAGTCTTATGATTGAGGCAGGATTTGGAGATGCTCAGTTGTCCAGTTTGGTACTTAGTGCTATGCAGTTGATTGGGATTCTAGCTGGAATCAGCTTTTCTTTCCTGATTTCGACCTTCAAGGAAAGACTTCTATTGGTCGCTGGTGTCACTTTTGGTATCGGACAAATCATCATTGCTCTTTCCCCTTCACTCTGGGTGGTGGTTGCAGGTTCTATCCTGGGAGGATTTGCCTACAGCATCGCTCTGACGACAGTCTTTCAGTTGATATCTGAGCGAATTCCTGCAAAACTCCTCAACAAAGCAACTTCCTATGCTGTTTTGGGATGTTCTTTTGGAGCATCATTAACACCCTTCGTTCTTTCAGGGATTAGCTTGGTGACTACAGATGGTCGAATGACCTTTATCATTCTAGGAGCATGGATGATTGCTACATCCATACTTGTTTCATTTTTATTGAAAAAAGAAGCCTAACAAAGAAAAACTCAAGGATGAATCCTTGAGTTTTTTGTGTATTAGCCAAACATTTGCCAAAAGTAATCGATGATGTAGGTCAAGCCATAAGTGTAAACGACCAGGGTAAAGGGCTTGGTCAGGATGATAATGGTCATATACCGCTTGAAGCTCATCTTGGTCAAAGCAGCCAACATGCAGAGAAAATCAGCTGGACTAACTGGCCAAATCATCATAAAGATAAAGAAACGGTCAAAGCGATTGCCCTCATCTAACCAACCGATATACTTGTCATAGGTGCGTTTGCTGACCATGGACTGAACAAAGGGTGCACCGTAGAGACGAACCAAGTAAAAGATAATGGCACAACCAATGACAATACCGATATAATTGTAAATGGTCCCGATGACATGCCCATAGATAAAGACACCTGCAACAGAGGTTAAAGCACCTGGAATGATAGGAACAACTGTCTGCAAAATCTGTAAAAAAATAAAGAGTGGTGGCCCCCAGACACCCGCCTGTTGGATAAAGGCAGATAGGGTTTCCTTAGAATGCAAGATACCAGCCTGATAGGCCCAGATACAGAATATTACAGTAGCAACTCCACCGACGATGGAGGAAATATGAATGGCTTGCTGTAGAAGGGGAGAAACAGCTTTCATTTCTTTCTCGTGTGACATGTAAACTCCTCTTGTGTAGTATGATTCTACTATACCATATTTTAGGGAGAAAGACTACAAGGTTTTTCTGAGGGT
The window above is part of the Streptococcus sp. Marseille-Q6470 genome. Proteins encoded here:
- a CDS encoding MFS transporter: MKQFLEKVSILSLSLVLITSFSISSALPAMFDYYQGYSTGQVELLVSLPSFGIMAMLLLNGVLERIFPERLQLTLGLLILSISGTAPFWYQGYYFVFATRLLFGLGVGMLNAKAISIISERYHGKTRIQMLGFRGSAEVVGASILTLAVGQLLAFGWTATFLAYAAGLVVLLLFLLFVPYGNAEVHESKHQTEEATKLTRSMLQLIFFLAIAAAVIVCTNTAITFRIPSLMIEAGFGDAQLSSLVLSAMQLIGILAGISFSFLISTFKERLLLVAGVTFGIGQIIIALSPSLWVVVAGSILGGFAYSIALTTVFQLISERIPAKLLNKATSYAVLGCSFGASLTPFVLSGISLVTTDGRMTFIILGAWMIATSILVSFLLKKEA
- a CDS encoding TVP38/TMEM64 family protein; the protein is MSHEKEMKAVSPLLQQAIHISSIVGGVATVIFCIWAYQAGILHSKETLSAFIQQAGVWGPPLFIFLQILQTVVPIIPGALTSVAGVFIYGHVIGTIYNYIGIVIGCAIIFYLVRLYGAPFVQSMVSKRTYDKYIGWLDEGNRFDRFFIFMMIWPVSPADFLCMLAALTKMSFKRYMTIIILTKPFTLVVYTYGLTYIIDYFWQMFG